The proteins below come from a single Tachypleus tridentatus isolate NWPU-2018 chromosome 13, ASM421037v1, whole genome shotgun sequence genomic window:
- the LOC143238257 gene encoding uncharacterized protein LOC143238257, translated as MAFRGGKRKDVKKQSYYVWFLGAKESRGLRGEQYIRPILKELLNKERELEPMKVTLQVSSKGLKIIQNVSRKNNREKTEQIKHFISHHAITCVTQESKPDDDIVCAILLIYNPVTKCPIHVHAYRCDSVETATTLRNQLKSLTDKPENQKKFKEIEARLAAKGLLPYRRLNSDGRSTRTEGSDPADESFSSDRDVSGRNLEIVTSLYDSLAAELREKLNNRNSCPILLPPKDYDTVSRKQGKLDGIEERRSTNIHIVGMNQRLKAVSPMTKEQTKESASSGKSSGIGSDEALSSTAKKNTSYQENENQEIDPGTSSDEEELPEPEVLTQDSEIILPYWKQTVPLKPSKQRKCSPSPITRAPQPILPTHSESNVLRKPSHDDWHIRSEKYIGSQDRQNTTRKVYPLGRVNESIPGRLYNTRPFSYHIPKSTDLSTELRIPEENSETHIIYRQKCTDLNPLSKRDPRPVSFPSAKEKDTEKCINLFSETCTPQNSLELRVVERKRSNLVSGGLNTYSDVCHGHCFLPQDEKDVLPFHDVLDHQQPPSVDHVNQTPCRNRQRYKEKQTPTPELYPSSLDLYAKDKLSKNSVEHCIEKVRQPQYFPDERRKSGYFDLPVKYREYRHSIADPFNRRLAMNSHF; from the coding sequence ATGGCTTTTCGTGGAGGTAAACGGAAAGACGTGAAGAAACAGTCGTATTATGTGTGGTTTTTGGGTGCGAAGGAGAGCAGAGGGTTGAGAGGGGAACAGTATATTCGCCCTATTCTAAAAGAACTTTTGAACAAGGAAAGGGAGTTAGAGCCCATGAAGGTCACCCTTCAGGTCAGTAGTAAAGGTCTTAAGATCATACAAAACGTTTCAAGGAAAAACAATAGGGAGAAGACAGAACagataaaacactttatttctcaTCATGCCATCACTTGTGTGACTCAAGAATCGAAACCAGATGATGACATAGTGTGTGCCATCCTTCTGATATACAATCCTGTCACAAAGTGTCCAATTCACGTGCATGCCTATAGATGTGATAGTGTTGAAACGGCAACTACACTAAGAAACCAGCTTAAGTCCTTAACAGACAAGCCTGAGAACCAGAAAAAGTTCAAAGAAATAGAGGCTCGCTTGGCTGCTAAGGGTCTTCTTCCTTATAGGAGACTGAACTCTGACGGCCGAAGCACAAGGACCGAAGGTTCAGACCCAGCCGATGAGTCTTTTAGCTCAGATAGGGATGTATCTGGAAGAAACTTGGAAATTGTAACTAGTTTGTACGATTCTTTGGCAGCCGAACTTCGTGAAAAATTAAACAACCGAAACTCTTGTCCTATTTTGCTTCCTCCTAAGGATTATGACACAGTATCTAGGAAGCAAGGTAAGTTAGACGGAATCGAGGAAAGAAGAAGTACTAATATCCACATAGTTGGAATGAATCAGAGACTAAAAGCAGTTTCTCCAATGACAAAGGAACAAACGAAAGAGTCAGCCTCCAGTGGGAAGTCAAGTGGAATTGGATCAGACGAGGCTTTAAGTTCCACAGCTAAAAAAAATACTTCGTATCAGGAAAACGAAAACCAGGAAATTGATCCAGGTACCAGTTCAGATGAGGAAGAACTGCCAGAACCAGAAGTTTTGACGCAAGACAGCGAAATAATCTTACCCTACTGGAAACAAACAGTGCCACTAAAACCTTCAAAACAACGAAAATGCTCACCTTCTCCTATAACCAGGGCACCTCAGCCTATTCTGCCCACTCATTCAGAAAGCAATGTGCTTCGTAAGCCTTCTCATGACGATTGGCACATCAGATCCGAGAAGTACATAGGTTCTCAGGACAGGCAAAACACAACTCGTAAAGTATATCCTCTCGGAAGAGTAAATGAGAGTATACCAGGAAGGCTATACAATACCAGACCGTTTTCTTACCATATACCTAAATCTACAGACCTTTCTACAGAGTTAAGAATTCCTGAAGAGAATTCAGAAACACACATAATTTACAGGCAGAAATGTACAGACTTAAATCCACTCTCGAAAAGGGATCCGAGACCTGTGTCTTTTCCAAGTGCGAAAGAAAAGGATACGGAGAAATGTATCAATCTGTTTTCTGAAACTTGTACACCACAAAATTCTCTGGAGTTGAGAGTAGTGGAACGTAAGCGTTCTAATCTTGTTTCAGGGGGTCTGAACACCTACAGTGACGTTTGTCATGGGCATTGCTTTCTTCCCCAAGATGAAAAGGACGTTTTACCTTTTCATGACGTGCTTGACCATCAACAACCTCCCTCAGTTGACCATGTTAATCAAACACCTTGTCGTAATCGCCAACGTTACAAGGAAAAACAAACTCCTACTCCTGAATTATATCCCAGTTCTCTTGATTTGTATGCTAAAGACAAACTGTCTAAAAACTCAGTGGAACATTGCATTGAAAAAGTCCGACAACCGCAGTATTTTCCTGATGAAAGGCGAAAGTCTGGATATTTTGATCTTCCAGTGAAATACCGCGAGTATAGACACAGCATTGCTGATCCTTTTAATCGCAGATTAGCTATGAACTcacatttttga